One Kribbella sp. NBC_00662 genomic region harbors:
- a CDS encoding oxygenase MpaB family protein: MAGLTPVRDGLARIILTKVAGPDPHAERDRVHNTPGPRWFAPDRPIRRVHGDASMFAGGLRALLLQSLHPLAMAAVAAHSGYRGDPWGRLRRTSYFLAITTYGAIPDAEEAIEHVRSVHERVRGTSPDGVKYRASDPHLLKWVHVAEVDSFLAAHQRYGAHPLDATEQDLYVEDAALVARKLGVIDPPTTVAELQELMREYQPELRGTTEARQAARFMLVHPPVPWAARPAYGVLTAAAVGLLPWWTRLPLRLPYVPLAEQTVVRAAGDGLTRTIRWALASPTLAESGAEV, encoded by the coding sequence ATGGCTGGTTTGACCCCGGTGCGCGATGGTCTGGCGCGGATCATCCTGACGAAGGTCGCGGGTCCGGATCCGCACGCTGAGCGGGACCGGGTGCACAACACACCGGGACCGCGCTGGTTCGCGCCGGACCGGCCGATCCGGCGGGTGCACGGTGACGCGTCGATGTTCGCCGGGGGTCTACGGGCGCTCCTGCTGCAGTCCCTGCATCCGCTCGCTATGGCCGCGGTCGCAGCGCACTCCGGGTACCGCGGCGACCCCTGGGGCCGGCTGCGTCGTACGAGCTACTTCCTCGCGATCACGACGTACGGCGCGATCCCCGACGCCGAGGAGGCGATCGAGCACGTCAGGTCGGTGCACGAGCGGGTCCGCGGCACCAGCCCGGACGGGGTGAAGTACCGGGCGTCCGATCCGCACCTGCTCAAGTGGGTGCACGTGGCGGAGGTGGACAGCTTCCTCGCCGCCCACCAGCGGTACGGCGCCCACCCGCTCGACGCCACGGAGCAGGACCTGTACGTCGAGGACGCCGCCCTCGTCGCCCGGAAGCTGGGCGTGATCGACCCGCCGACGACGGTGGCCGAGCTGCAGGAGCTGATGCGGGAGTACCAGCCCGAGCTACGCGGTACGACGGAGGCGCGGCAGGCGGCCCGGTTCATGCTGGTGCATCCGCCGGTCCCGTGGGCGGCGCGCCCGGCGTACGGCGTACTCACGGCTGCTGCGGTCGGACTGCTCCCGTGGTGGACCAGGCTGCCGCTGCGGCTGCCGTACGTCCCGTTGGCCGAGCAGACCGTCGTCCGGGCGGCCGGTGACGGCCTCACCAGGACGATCCGATGGGCTCTCGCGTCACCAACACTGGCAGAAAGCGGCGCAGAGGTGTGA
- a CDS encoding ROK family protein — protein MLTRILTQGPIPRVEIARRTGLSQAAVTKAVAPLIDAGFVTDQAAAPVEGDSQLGIGRPVSPLTVVPSSVSVIGVKVTPTSLIGVTTDFTAGILNIRHEELDDTDPEVVIDRLAAHVKALIGSLKSGTAVAGPLAGIGIAVSGDVDAAHGVVRDSPLMGWRGVPVAELLGERVRVPIVVSNDVRALTVAEHWFGVGVNADSFAVVTIGSGIGCGLYINGEVVSGAYGVSGELGHLPLAPGDLVCTCGRRGCVETVASSDAILARTRETTGRADLDLAGAIKLAHEGNEQAREAFDRAGEVIGSALAAMVNLVGPELVVIAGEGVAEYDLYEDRMRRAFAEHAFGAAGDCRLMLRSHTFDDWARGAAATVIRSYVRGEPPLHR, from the coding sequence GTGCTGACCAGGATTCTGACCCAGGGCCCGATCCCGCGGGTGGAGATCGCGCGCCGGACCGGGCTGTCGCAGGCGGCCGTGACGAAGGCGGTCGCGCCGCTGATCGACGCCGGGTTCGTCACCGACCAGGCTGCTGCTCCGGTCGAGGGGGACAGCCAGCTCGGCATCGGGCGGCCGGTCAGCCCGCTGACCGTCGTACCGAGCAGCGTCTCGGTCATCGGGGTCAAGGTGACGCCGACCAGCCTGATCGGGGTGACCACGGACTTCACCGCGGGCATCCTGAACATCCGGCACGAGGAGCTCGACGACACCGATCCCGAGGTGGTGATCGACCGCCTCGCCGCCCATGTGAAAGCACTGATCGGCTCGCTGAAGTCCGGTACGGCGGTGGCGGGTCCTCTGGCCGGCATCGGGATCGCGGTGTCGGGTGACGTCGACGCTGCGCACGGCGTGGTGCGGGACTCGCCGCTGATGGGCTGGCGCGGCGTACCGGTCGCGGAGCTGCTCGGTGAGCGCGTCCGCGTGCCGATCGTGGTGTCGAACGACGTACGCGCGCTGACCGTCGCCGAGCACTGGTTCGGTGTCGGGGTGAACGCGGACTCGTTCGCAGTGGTGACGATCGGCTCCGGCATCGGCTGCGGGCTCTACATCAACGGCGAGGTCGTCTCCGGCGCGTACGGCGTCTCGGGCGAGCTCGGCCATCTCCCGCTGGCGCCAGGCGACCTGGTCTGCACCTGCGGCCGCCGGGGGTGCGTCGAGACGGTCGCGTCGTCGGACGCGATCCTGGCCCGGACCCGGGAAACGACCGGTCGGGCGGATCTGGACCTGGCGGGCGCGATCAAGCTCGCGCACGAAGGCAACGAGCAGGCGCGCGAGGCGTTCGACCGGGCCGGTGAAGTGATCGGCTCGGCGCTGGCCGCGATGGTGAACCTGGTCGGTCCCGAGCTGGTCGTGATCGCCGGCGAGGGCGTCGCGGAGTACGACCTGTACGAGGACCGGATGCGGCGGGCCTTCGCCGAGCACGCGTTCGGCGCCGCGGGCGACTGCCGGCTGATGCTGCGCTCGCACACCTTCGACGACTGGGCCCGCGGCGCGGCCGCCACGGTGATCCGCTCGTACGTCCGCGGCGAACCACCTCTGCACCGCTGA
- a CDS encoding ABC transporter substrate-binding protein produces the protein MNKQLRYAGVLTAVALALAGCGGEKVGADKPAAAGKDCGTFNLTVSPWVGYEANAAVVSYVATKDLGCKVVEKNLKEEIAWQGFSTGEVDVNLENWGHQDLKKKYITDDKVAVEAGSTGVKGIIGWYVPPWMAEKYPDITDYKNLNKYAALFKTSESGGKGQLLDGDPSYVTNDEALVKNLSLNYKVVQSGSETALIQAFRDAEKNKKPLLAYFYEPQWFFNEVKLVKINLPAYKAGCDADPAKVACDYPPYDLDKIVSKKFADSGSPAYDLVKNFKWTNEDQNAVARMIAVDKLTPDQAAQKWVDQNKSKVDAWLGK, from the coding sequence GTGAACAAGCAGCTCCGGTACGCCGGTGTGCTGACGGCGGTCGCGCTTGCGCTGGCCGGGTGCGGTGGAGAGAAGGTCGGGGCGGACAAGCCGGCCGCCGCGGGGAAGGACTGCGGCACGTTCAACCTGACCGTGAGCCCGTGGGTCGGGTACGAGGCGAACGCCGCGGTGGTCTCCTACGTGGCGACCAAGGACCTGGGCTGCAAGGTGGTGGAGAAGAACCTCAAGGAGGAGATCGCCTGGCAGGGCTTCTCCACCGGCGAGGTCGACGTGAACCTGGAGAACTGGGGTCACCAGGACCTGAAGAAGAAGTACATCACCGACGACAAGGTCGCGGTCGAGGCCGGATCCACCGGGGTCAAGGGCATCATCGGCTGGTACGTGCCGCCGTGGATGGCTGAGAAGTACCCGGACATCACCGACTACAAGAACCTGAACAAGTACGCCGCGCTTTTCAAGACGTCGGAGTCCGGTGGCAAGGGGCAGTTGCTCGACGGCGACCCGTCGTACGTGACGAACGACGAGGCGCTGGTGAAGAACCTGTCGCTGAACTACAAGGTCGTGCAGAGCGGCAGCGAGACCGCGCTGATCCAGGCGTTCCGGGACGCGGAGAAGAACAAGAAGCCGCTGCTTGCGTACTTCTACGAGCCGCAGTGGTTCTTCAACGAGGTCAAGCTGGTGAAGATCAACCTGCCCGCGTACAAGGCCGGCTGCGACGCCGATCCGGCGAAGGTCGCCTGCGACTACCCGCCGTACGACCTGGACAAGATCGTCTCGAAGAAGTTCGCCGACTCCGGCAGCCCGGCGTACGACCTGGTGAAGAACTTCAAGTGGACCAACGAGGACCAGAACGCGGTGGCCCGGATGATCGCCGTCGACAAGCTCACCCCGGACCAGGCCGCACAGAAATGGGTGGACCAGAACAAGTCGAAGGTGGACGCCTGGCTCGGCAAGTAG
- a CDS encoding ParA family protein gives MIIVTAALKGGVGKTTTSVYLAALASSNRRTSTLIDADPQGSAADWIAESEDEQLNRIEIAEAPTERLLNKALDKVPPEGIGIVDMPPSHERLLNKALERARIVIIPTRVGGVETPRVKAVMELVPDGVPAGLVICSARTYTRSYQDAMQQYAQEGIPVWGTIPERVSITAGPTGPLAADGLESYKKVWRKILAAARS, from the coding sequence ATGATCATCGTGACAGCTGCACTGAAGGGCGGGGTCGGAAAGACAACCACGTCGGTGTACTTGGCCGCGCTGGCATCTTCCAACCGTCGTACATCCACTCTGATCGACGCCGATCCGCAGGGCAGCGCGGCGGACTGGATCGCGGAGTCCGAGGACGAACAACTCAACCGGATCGAGATCGCGGAGGCGCCGACCGAGCGTCTGCTGAACAAGGCGCTGGACAAGGTGCCGCCGGAAGGTATCGGCATTGTCGACATGCCGCCGTCGCACGAACGCCTGCTGAACAAGGCGCTCGAACGGGCCCGGATCGTGATCATCCCGACCCGCGTCGGCGGCGTCGAGACACCCCGGGTCAAGGCCGTGATGGAACTGGTCCCGGACGGCGTGCCGGCCGGCCTGGTGATCTGCTCGGCGCGCACCTACACCCGGTCGTACCAGGACGCGATGCAGCAGTACGCGCAGGAAGGCATCCCGGTCTGGGGCACGATCCCGGAGCGGGTCTCGATCACCGCCGGGCCGACCGGACCGCTCGCGGCCGACGGCCTCGAGTCGTACAAGAAGGTCTGGCGCAAGATCCTCGCCGCCGCCCGTAGCTGA
- a CDS encoding GNAT family N-acetyltransferase gives MDPLSGELTTLREFRTTDLDDYLAIAGDDRVTTWMAFDSYDRAKAEQNLAGIIERSGQEDRPDYMLAVTRPDDDHVIGFARIAPSGAWGAKLGYAIGADHWGHGYATDASRVLLRFAFSTLGRHRVTAAIGPENEASIAVVKRLGFTYEGHLRDHVFTNGDWRDSLLYSLLEGEYSSR, from the coding sequence ATGGACCCGCTCAGCGGCGAGCTGACTACACTGCGTGAATTCCGGACCACCGACCTCGACGACTACCTGGCCATCGCGGGTGACGATCGTGTCACCACGTGGATGGCGTTCGACAGCTACGACCGGGCCAAGGCCGAGCAGAATCTGGCCGGCATCATCGAGCGGTCCGGTCAGGAGGACCGCCCCGACTACATGCTGGCCGTCACCCGGCCGGACGACGACCACGTGATCGGGTTCGCGCGGATCGCACCGAGCGGCGCCTGGGGCGCCAAGCTCGGGTACGCGATCGGCGCGGACCACTGGGGCCACGGCTACGCGACCGACGCGTCCCGGGTGCTGCTGCGGTTCGCCTTCAGCACGCTCGGCCGGCACCGGGTGACCGCCGCGATCGGCCCCGAGAACGAGGCCTCGATCGCGGTCGTCAAACGCCTCGGCTTCACCTACGAGGGCCACCTCCGCGACCACGTCTTCACCAACGGCGACTGGCGCGACTCCCTCCTCTACTCCCTCCTCGAAGGCGAGTACTCGTCCAGGTAG